One Brevibacillus choshinensis genomic window carries:
- a CDS encoding LysM peptidoglycan-binding domain-containing protein → MNYVVRAGDTLNSIAARFGVPVQELIRVNNIAYPYYIYVGQTIYIPTATTPAPTPPPMSDFDRRLTRAEYRIDALRDDYTKLSDRVDRLENRIGRLETRVTNLERPVPTAPPRPRPTTAPPPRPTATPTPRPRQ, encoded by the coding sequence GTGAACTATGTAGTCCGCGCAGGAGACACGCTGAACAGCATCGCAGCCCGTTTTGGCGTGCCTGTACAGGAACTGATCCGCGTCAATAATATTGCGTATCCGTACTATATTTACGTCGGCCAAACGATTTACATCCCCACAGCCACCACCCCAGCCCCTACGCCTCCGCCAATGAGTGATTTTGACCGTCGATTGACTCGCGCCGAGTACCGCATCGATGCTCTGCGTGATGACTATACAAAGCTGAGCGACCGAGTAGATCGTCTGGAGAACCGCATCGGCCGATTGGAAACGCGTGTCACCAATCTGGAGCGTCCAGTTCCAACTGCACCTCCGCGCCCACGCCCCACAACTGCCCCGCCACCTCGTCCTACTGCCACTCCAACCCCGCGCCCAAGACAATAA
- a CDS encoding small, acid-soluble spore protein, alpha/beta type, translating into MSRRRRPLVADSRHGLDALKAKVAQVADPNQAKYEVARELHVPLQNGYNGQLSSHDAGRIGGRLGGGMVKEMIRMGMQAMLEKK; encoded by the coding sequence ATGAGCAGACGCAGACGCCCGCTCGTTGCCGATTCCCGCCATGGACTGGATGCATTGAAGGCAAAGGTCGCACAGGTCGCCGACCCGAATCAGGCGAAATATGAAGTGGCGCGAGAATTACATGTTCCCTTGCAGAATGGCTACAACGGCCAACTAAGCTCCCATGACGCTGGTCGAATCGGTGGCCGCCTGGGAGGAGGCATGGTGAAGGAAATGATTCGCATGGGCATGCAAGCAATGCTAGAGAAAAAATAA
- the yfkAB gene encoding radical SAM/CxCxxxxC motif protein YfkAB, translating to MIRMVPTTPLTPAQDPWEPLTNATPPAYKLTSVEFTVTNLCNLRCEHCAVGDTLRYKDDPALPVDLILRRLDEARDLLTLSITGGEPMYSERTVKEVILPILKYATDRGLRTQINSNMSMPFSRYELILPYIDVMHISWNWSTPEEFHDIVYAKARQAVSSKQAEALFHSMIESSKKLADAGVFVSAETMLNHRTWPKLEVLHQQIQDMGARRHEVHPMYASDFARDLDVLQLDELRAAIHRMLDIRNEELWMLFGTLPFFACSPIEADRELIKRLRDAKNVTTRNDPDGRNRLNINIFTGDVIVTDFGDVEPLGNIQSDQLQSMFDTWQQHPLNQKINCFCPAAKCAGPNLLVANTYYRETDFTSRKALI from the coding sequence TTGATCCGCATGGTTCCGACTACACCCCTTACACCCGCGCAAGATCCATGGGAGCCGTTGACAAATGCGACACCACCGGCCTATAAGCTGACCAGCGTCGAATTTACCGTAACGAATCTGTGCAATCTCCGTTGTGAGCATTGTGCAGTCGGCGATACATTGCGTTACAAGGACGATCCCGCTCTGCCCGTTGACCTGATTCTGCGTCGTCTGGATGAAGCGCGTGATCTTCTCACTCTCAGTATAACAGGCGGCGAACCGATGTACAGTGAACGGACCGTCAAAGAGGTCATCCTGCCGATCCTGAAATATGCAACAGATCGCGGGCTTCGCACCCAGATCAATTCCAATATGTCCATGCCATTTTCGCGCTACGAACTGATCTTACCGTACATAGATGTCATGCATATTTCATGGAACTGGTCTACACCGGAGGAATTCCATGATATTGTTTACGCAAAAGCCAGGCAGGCGGTTTCATCCAAACAGGCTGAGGCGCTGTTTCACAGCATGATCGAAAGCTCAAAAAAACTCGCGGACGCAGGCGTTTTCGTCTCCGCGGAAACGATGCTGAATCATCGGACTTGGCCAAAGCTTGAGGTACTTCATCAGCAAATCCAGGACATGGGGGCGCGGCGCCACGAAGTACACCCCATGTATGCGAGTGACTTCGCCCGTGATCTGGACGTTCTGCAGCTGGATGAATTGCGCGCCGCTATTCACCGCATGCTTGATATTCGCAATGAAGAACTGTGGATGCTGTTCGGTACCTTGCCATTCTTCGCTTGCAGCCCGATCGAAGCGGACCGCGAGTTGATCAAACGTTTGCGCGATGCCAAAAATGTGACGACGCGCAACGACCCGGATGGCCGCAATCGACTCAACATCAACATTTTCACTGGCGACGTGATCGTGACCGACTTCGGTGATGTAGAGCCGCTCGGCAACATTCAATCCGATCAGCTTCAATCGATGTTCGACACCTGGCAGCAGCATCCGCTCAATCAAAAGATCAATTGCTTCTGTCCAGCGGCCAAATGTGCCGGCCCGAATCTGCTGGTTGCCAATACCTACTACCGCGAAACCGACTTCACCTCGCGCAAAGCTTTGATCTAA
- a CDS encoding DUF1385 domain-containing protein: MIMGMSFSRGVLFHDRNVLACAEVKGGVIHLWAEKITIRTIGKLWYRIFFSFPWYYQLIHLLLAGYVVAAYLNPSFAVIDPMWIAVYIGGFHFVFPSVMKKFHGAEHKVFSHYGKKNMDAIGEVAKADIVNAGCSTNLVVWFFIGLLLTVFFLPLEWSVACGIATLLAGMFGDRYLRKYCGFAYKLSGFFQKHFTTKEPDRVHLETALRSYILFEHIRDKERLAA; this comes from the coding sequence ATGATTATGGGAATGTCTTTTAGTCGTGGCGTCTTATTTCACGATCGGAATGTGCTGGCATGTGCCGAAGTGAAGGGCGGAGTCATCCATTTGTGGGCTGAAAAAATTACGATTCGAACCATCGGCAAGCTCTGGTACCGGATCTTTTTCTCCTTTCCCTGGTATTATCAATTGATTCATTTGCTGCTCGCGGGATATGTGGTGGCAGCTTATCTGAACCCATCTTTTGCTGTGATCGATCCGATGTGGATTGCCGTCTACATAGGGGGCTTTCATTTTGTCTTTCCAAGTGTGATGAAAAAATTCCACGGAGCAGAGCATAAAGTGTTTAGTCATTATGGAAAAAAGAACATGGATGCCATCGGTGAAGTCGCAAAGGCGGACATCGTCAATGCCGGGTGCTCGACGAATCTGGTTGTCTGGTTCTTTATCGGTTTGTTGCTGACCGTGTTTTTCCTGCCCCTGGAATGGAGTGTGGCTTGCGGGATAGCGACGCTGTTGGCGGGAATGTTTGGGGACCGCTACTTGCGTAAATATTGCGGGTTTGCTTACAAGCTGTCCGGTTTCTTTCAAAAGCATTTTACGACCAAGGAGCCGGATCGGGTGCATCTGGAGACAGCGCTTCGATCCTACATCCTGTTTGAGCACATTCGGGATAAAGAACGCTTGGCAGCTTAA
- a CDS encoding DMT family transporter, whose product MVMINYIVMCFVFGTTFLAIKVGIDAGAPPFFSAGIRFFLAGLILLLWMVWRKKASFSILLRKEMFLTGIGLTFGVFAALYWAEQYLSSGIAAVLSATAPLMILLLQTFLTRQKLSGSAWTGCLVGLVGVVILLLPGLTVDFNKYWVLGCLVVLLGEVFYSGGTVYSRQVIQRFQHVSPITLNAAQMMHGGFLLLLLSLFTEQVNVQTMFTPTAALSLLYLVFVGSMMGHTIYYWLVAKTNPVFPSTWLYISPLISLCLGALLYHEPVTVLSVVGGITIIVGIVFVNLDNLKKLVSRKTRAVPTISDQR is encoded by the coding sequence ATGGTCATGATCAACTATATCGTCATGTGCTTTGTGTTCGGCACGACTTTTTTGGCAATCAAAGTGGGGATCGACGCAGGGGCACCCCCCTTTTTCTCGGCAGGCATCCGTTTCTTTCTGGCAGGCCTCATCTTACTTCTATGGATGGTGTGGAGAAAGAAAGCGAGCTTTTCGATCCTGCTCCGGAAAGAAATGTTCCTGACAGGTATTGGCCTTACCTTCGGGGTATTTGCTGCCCTCTATTGGGCCGAACAGTATTTGAGCTCCGGGATCGCAGCAGTCTTGTCTGCAACAGCACCCTTGATGATTTTGCTGCTTCAAACCTTTCTGACTCGTCAAAAGCTCTCCGGCTCAGCCTGGACCGGTTGTCTCGTGGGACTCGTGGGAGTCGTCATCCTGCTTCTGCCCGGTCTTACCGTTGACTTTAACAAGTATTGGGTGCTTGGATGCCTAGTGGTCTTGCTCGGTGAGGTCTTTTACTCAGGTGGCACCGTCTATTCCCGCCAGGTCATCCAGCGATTCCAGCATGTATCACCAATCACCCTGAATGCGGCTCAGATGATGCATGGCGGTTTCTTGCTGCTCTTGTTATCGTTGTTTACAGAGCAGGTGAACGTCCAGACCATGTTTACTCCGACAGCAGCTCTGTCCCTTTTGTATCTGGTGTTCGTCGGATCCATGATGGGGCACACCATTTACTACTGGCTCGTAGCCAAAACCAACCCGGTGTTCCCCTCTACCTGGCTGTATATCTCTCCGCTCATTTCCTTGTGCCTGGGGGCGCTCCTCTACCATGAACCGGTAACCGTCTTGTCTGTCGTAGGAGGCATCACGATTATCGTGGGGATCGTATTCGTCAATCTGGATAATCTGAAAAAGCTTGTTTCTCGCAAAACGCGTGCGGTTCCTACCATCAGTGATCAGCGATAA
- a CDS encoding PLP-dependent aminotransferase family protein has product MKRRGLSSTQSDKLFEQIYDYLLERIRRGEWKEHEKLPSVRALALEFNVHRLTVFKAYQLLKQNQKVYVKDKSGYYVQPGLGLSLETRNDPIISAYVQESHLSEIHQVQATYQFSKALLDPNLLPNLYFSEYVKKVFDLYPKVLGTYSTTQGDQELREALCQYFHKHFHFYLTADELLVSAGSQEAIDLVARALINPRDVVFLERPTYSPAIDVFRRQGAQIVPIEIDEHGYDLDQVEQFMQLHKPRLFYLNPTYQNPTGYTVPAEQRKRLVELAAQYHCLLVEDDPYRDMYFGEKPPLPLFSYDTSGAVIYIRSFSKYIAPGLSIAIIACRPSIMKVLIKAKSLSDSGTPLLNQKIFLHYFFSERMQQHLEKLRIALSIRRDLMEEEFSVTDWEWVSPQGGFTLWMKLPQTVPMDALLSKSMEHSITFVPGLICDPLRESKSWIRVCFSYLNEQQLREGARKLISVCNMLQQ; this is encoded by the coding sequence ATGAAGAGAAGGGGTCTTTCCAGCACGCAGTCCGATAAGCTGTTTGAGCAAATATACGATTACCTGCTGGAACGGATTCGACGCGGAGAGTGGAAGGAGCATGAAAAGCTGCCGTCTGTTCGTGCGCTGGCGTTGGAATTCAATGTGCACCGTCTCACGGTATTTAAAGCGTACCAGCTGTTAAAGCAAAACCAAAAAGTGTATGTCAAAGATAAATCGGGCTATTATGTGCAGCCGGGTCTTGGACTGTCGCTGGAAACACGAAATGATCCCATCATTTCGGCTTACGTGCAGGAAAGCCATCTCTCCGAAATTCATCAGGTGCAGGCTACTTATCAATTTTCCAAAGCGCTTCTCGACCCGAATCTTTTGCCGAACCTGTATTTTTCCGAATACGTGAAAAAGGTGTTTGATCTGTATCCGAAGGTATTGGGCACGTATTCGACAACACAAGGCGATCAGGAGCTGAGGGAAGCTCTATGCCAGTACTTTCACAAGCATTTTCACTTTTACCTGACTGCGGATGAATTACTGGTCTCGGCGGGGTCTCAGGAAGCGATTGATTTGGTAGCCAGAGCCTTGATCAATCCAAGAGATGTCGTTTTTCTGGAAAGGCCGACGTACAGTCCTGCCATCGATGTCTTTCGCAGACAGGGAGCACAGATCGTGCCCATCGAAATCGACGAGCACGGATATGATCTCGATCAGGTTGAACAGTTTATGCAGCTCCATAAGCCCAGACTTTTTTACCTCAATCCTACCTACCAAAATCCGACGGGCTATACGGTTCCCGCCGAGCAGAGAAAGAGGCTGGTGGAGCTGGCAGCGCAGTACCATTGCTTGCTGGTAGAGGATGATCCTTATCGCGATATGTACTTTGGCGAAAAGCCGCCGCTGCCTCTGTTTTCCTACGATACCTCGGGAGCGGTGATCTACATCCGCAGCTTCAGCAAATACATCGCGCCCGGCCTGAGCATCGCAATCATTGCTTGCCGCCCCTCGATCATGAAGGTGCTGATAAAAGCAAAGTCACTCTCAGACAGTGGAACACCCTTATTGAATCAAAAAATTTTTCTGCACTATTTCTTTTCCGAACGCATGCAGCAGCACTTGGAGAAGCTCCGGATTGCGCTGTCCATTCGCCGTGACTTGATGGAAGAGGAGTTTTCCGTCACCGATTGGGAGTGGGTCAGTCCACAGGGAGGCTTTACGTTGTGGATGAAGCTACCTCAGACCGTCCCGATGGATGCTCTGCTCAGCAAGAGCATGGAGCACTCGATCACATTCGTCCCCGGGTTGATTTGTGATCCGCTGCGGGAGTCGAAATCCTGGATAAGAGTCTGCTTTTCGTATCTGAATGAGCAGCAGCTGCGTGAGGGAGCCAGGAAACTGATCAGTGTTTGCAACATGCTGCAGCAGTAG
- a CDS encoding gamma carbonic anhydrase yields the protein MLLLSFENVNPRIHPSVFLAKGVVVSGDVEIGEDSSIWYNTVIRGDIAPTVIGRRVSVQDNSTLHQSPNNPLILEDEVTVGHNAVLHSCIVRRGALIGMGSIIMDKAEIGEDAMVAAGALVPPGMKVPPRTLVVGNPAKVKRELTEADYKELVRIRQSYVDKGKTYRQLEQTPLERE from the coding sequence ATGCTGCTACTCTCATTCGAAAATGTCAATCCACGAATCCATCCATCCGTATTCCTCGCGAAGGGTGTTGTCGTTTCTGGGGATGTAGAAATCGGCGAGGATTCCTCGATCTGGTACAACACCGTCATCCGGGGAGACATCGCCCCGACAGTCATTGGTCGCCGAGTCAGCGTGCAAGATAACAGCACTTTGCACCAAAGCCCGAATAATCCCCTGATCCTGGAGGATGAGGTAACAGTCGGTCACAATGCTGTCCTGCACAGCTGTATCGTAAGGCGCGGAGCATTGATTGGCATGGGCTCCATCATCATGGACAAAGCTGAAATTGGTGAGGACGCAATGGTCGCAGCAGGAGCCCTCGTACCTCCTGGCATGAAGGTCCCGCCGCGAACCCTCGTCGTCGGCAACCCCGCCAAGGTCAAACGCGAGCTGACAGAGGCGGATTACAAAGAGCTGGTCCGCATCCGCCAATCATATGTGGACAAAGGAAAAACCTACCGCCAGCTGGAGCAAACCCCGCTGGAGAGAGAGTAG
- a CDS encoding iron-sulfur cluster biosynthesis family protein: MIIITPQAAARLALLIAEEPDADKLGIKLVPTTTGCGSFTYSIAITEAQKSDQILDISGIRFLYQEEEALELTGTVIDCDAATGRFSIIHPRPMQSDCTHIH, from the coding sequence TTGATCATCATTACTCCGCAAGCAGCAGCACGTCTTGCTCTGTTGATCGCTGAAGAACCGGATGCAGACAAGCTCGGGATCAAACTGGTTCCCACGACAACCGGTTGTGGAAGCTTCACTTACAGTATCGCCATTACGGAAGCCCAAAAAAGCGATCAGATTCTGGATATTAGCGGAATCCGCTTTCTGTATCAAGAAGAAGAGGCCCTAGAGCTCACTGGGACTGTCATCGATTGCGACGCTGCGACCGGGCGTTTTTCCATCATTCATCCCAGACCTATGCAGAGCGATTGTACACACATACATTGA
- a CDS encoding S-layer homology domain-containing protein: MKNLKTRSAQDLKKLLAGTLLAGMLAVPNAGFAATSLPLSDIASNTNKDAILKLNYAGVLKGYTDGTFRPDKEVTRAEFAKIAVLAMGYTDAQANLLKGSTKFKDLPASHWATGYINLAVSQGIIKGYPDGSFKPDSTVKIAEALTVYVQGLKINVNASSTGEWYYPYLLAADKAGIYDTKETPTIPAKRDIVAKYTDRFMETPVYANGSYYDKDGNADGTIKKLPVVKGTVASYDKATKKLKLTGQSGDIAISDSAQVYGNIVTGAQVEYIVKSGKVAFLTVSTADASIVEGVVKTGLNFTTAVGDEKKFKAIVNGKEVVLEVENGVSVSRSQIGQKFVAVMDEDGKVASITFAKNTTVGTVEKVSSVSGSSSKKEIKVDGTTYTLTSSATVKEKAHPQAKEEASSFGDIEKGDLVELTMDVDGKVTAATITKLSVVETIRVDTDENLISFGGYEYEVLEDTDLLVDEDEVSELDDLKDNQVAILTFDTDGNLTKVEQGVGVASNKLIEDTTAYQAGNPAKLATIKVEGKTYEILTTAKLTIDKESVSPTSIGADQLNDYRIISWKYNVGTKNIVELTLEKQTVTGYVTKKSGDKITVGGKVYQLASGVTIDSNAATNDKEYTLTLNNAGKVKAVTGAPRKVSGVVDSVEIRKEDGKIISAKVVVDGEKYDVSDEDAVKDVDQFEYATLTLNRDGDVTAATVQGKKAQSDVKFVGIESRVNGDKYVFFDDVSSSLKLAKDAQIKYYDGSELDEDELETSDKIDLWTNGNGLVYVIVVAKR, from the coding sequence TTGAAAAACTTGAAAACACGATCTGCACAAGATCTGAAAAAATTACTGGCGGGAACCTTGTTGGCCGGGATGCTGGCTGTGCCGAACGCAGGCTTCGCAGCAACTTCCCTTCCGCTATCTGACATTGCGAGCAACACAAACAAAGACGCGATCCTGAAGCTGAATTACGCGGGCGTGCTCAAAGGCTACACCGATGGAACATTCCGACCTGACAAAGAAGTCACACGCGCCGAATTTGCGAAAATCGCCGTACTCGCGATGGGGTATACCGATGCGCAGGCGAATCTTTTGAAAGGCTCCACGAAGTTTAAAGACTTGCCGGCCAGCCACTGGGCGACAGGGTACATCAATTTGGCGGTATCGCAAGGCATCATCAAAGGCTATCCGGATGGCTCGTTCAAGCCGGACAGCACCGTGAAGATTGCGGAAGCGCTCACGGTGTACGTGCAAGGCCTCAAAATCAATGTGAACGCTTCTTCCACAGGCGAATGGTATTACCCGTACCTGCTGGCTGCGGACAAGGCGGGGATCTATGATACGAAAGAAACGCCGACCATTCCAGCCAAGCGCGACATCGTAGCGAAGTACACGGATCGTTTCATGGAAACACCGGTGTATGCAAACGGCTCCTACTATGACAAAGACGGCAATGCAGATGGCACCATCAAGAAGCTGCCTGTTGTGAAAGGAACCGTAGCTTCTTACGACAAAGCGACCAAAAAACTCAAGCTGACAGGACAGAGCGGCGATATCGCGATATCCGACTCGGCTCAGGTGTACGGCAATATCGTCACAGGGGCACAAGTCGAATACATCGTGAAAAGCGGGAAAGTGGCCTTCCTGACGGTATCTACCGCAGATGCAAGCATTGTGGAAGGCGTTGTAAAGACGGGATTGAACTTCACGACAGCGGTAGGGGATGAGAAAAAGTTCAAAGCGATCGTGAACGGCAAAGAGGTCGTCCTGGAAGTAGAGAATGGCGTGAGCGTATCCCGTTCCCAGATCGGCCAAAAATTCGTCGCCGTCATGGATGAGGATGGCAAGGTAGCGTCCATCACGTTCGCCAAAAACACAACTGTGGGAACCGTGGAAAAAGTCTCTTCCGTGAGCGGCTCCAGCTCGAAAAAAGAAATCAAAGTGGATGGAACGACTTACACGCTGACTTCTTCTGCGACCGTGAAAGAAAAGGCGCATCCGCAAGCCAAGGAAGAAGCTAGCTCCTTTGGCGACATCGAAAAAGGCGACCTGGTCGAGCTGACCATGGACGTGGACGGGAAAGTCACAGCTGCTACCATCACCAAGCTTAGCGTCGTGGAAACGATCCGTGTCGATACGGATGAGAACCTGATCAGCTTCGGCGGCTACGAGTACGAAGTGTTGGAGGACACGGACCTCCTCGTGGATGAAGATGAAGTATCCGAACTGGACGATCTGAAGGATAACCAGGTCGCCATTCTCACCTTTGATACGGATGGCAATCTGACGAAAGTGGAGCAAGGCGTAGGAGTTGCGAGCAACAAGCTGATTGAAGACACCACGGCCTACCAGGCTGGCAATCCGGCGAAGCTCGCTACGATCAAAGTAGAAGGCAAAACGTATGAGATCCTGACGACAGCCAAGCTGACGATCGACAAGGAATCCGTTTCCCCTACCTCCATCGGTGCAGACCAGTTGAATGATTACCGTATCATTAGCTGGAAATACAATGTCGGCACCAAAAACATCGTGGAGCTGACTTTGGAAAAACAAACCGTCACAGGCTATGTCACCAAAAAATCCGGCGATAAGATTACCGTCGGCGGAAAGGTTTATCAATTGGCTTCTGGTGTGACGATTGACAGCAATGCGGCTACCAACGACAAGGAATACACGCTCACGCTGAACAATGCAGGCAAAGTGAAAGCAGTCACAGGCGCTCCTAGAAAAGTAAGCGGCGTGGTCGATTCCGTAGAGATTCGCAAAGAGGATGGAAAGATCATTTCTGCGAAAGTGGTAGTCGACGGTGAGAAATACGATGTCAGCGACGAGGACGCCGTCAAGGATGTAGATCAATTCGAATATGCGACACTGACGCTGAATCGAGACGGCGATGTGACAGCGGCAACCGTACAAGGGAAAAAGGCCCAAAGCGACGTGAAGTTTGTCGGCATCGAGTCTCGCGTGAACGGGGACAAATACGTATTCTTTGATGATGTATCCAGCAGCCTGAAGCTGGCAAAAGATGCTCAGATCAAATACTACGATGGCTCTGAACTGGACGAGGATGAATTGGAAACATCAGACAAGATCGACTTGTGGACCAATGGGAATGGCCTTGTCTATGTGATTGTCGTCGCGAAACGATAA
- a CDS encoding IseA DL-endopeptidase inhibitor family protein — MNSLDELRMFKQFIHAAEQVWTQIATSPRGKPVYTIDRVDYAPLPERYNSKRKISRIFRRYWGRQLTETMIRNLKLRLIKGKLCVPYGAIPPLPTTIQSLQLKMNRPNQKVVSAVLYGASKKVRVDYRLIRVGAAAPYTIMKRSGKEFDQRYRQPAKATGPQAKPKPTPTQKTPGKPKHKSNGRKKLLKTP, encoded by the coding sequence GTGAATTCCTTGGATGAATTGCGCATGTTCAAACAGTTTATTCATGCGGCCGAACAAGTCTGGACGCAGATCGCGACTTCGCCCAGAGGCAAACCTGTCTATACCATCGATCGTGTGGATTACGCCCCATTGCCAGAGAGGTACAACTCCAAGCGAAAAATATCCCGCATCTTTCGCCGCTACTGGGGAAGACAGCTAACCGAGACGATGATCCGCAATCTGAAGCTGCGACTGATAAAAGGAAAGCTTTGTGTCCCTTATGGAGCAATCCCTCCACTCCCGACCACAATCCAATCGTTGCAGCTCAAGATGAATCGCCCCAATCAAAAGGTTGTTTCGGCGGTGCTGTACGGAGCCAGCAAAAAGGTTCGCGTGGATTATCGACTGATTCGTGTGGGCGCTGCTGCCCCTTATACGATCATGAAGCGATCCGGCAAGGAATTTGATCAACGCTACCGTCAACCAGCCAAAGCAACAGGACCACAGGCAAAACCGAAACCTACACCGACACAGAAAACGCCAGGAAAGCCAAAACACAAGTCAAACGGCAGAAAAAAGCTCCTCAAAACCCCGTAA
- the asnB gene encoding asparagine synthase (glutamine-hydrolyzing), protein MCGIVGWIDWEKDLSRERPVLQAMTQCLTKRGPDAEGFWVTPRAAFGHRRLVVVDPAGGQQPMTAFQNEYACTMIYNGELYNTEDLRAELLAAGHTFQSHSDTEVLLHTYLEWGTECVRRLNGIFAFAIWDERASRLFVARDRMGVKPLFYAQRGSSFLFASELKSLLAHPDIKPVLSREGVAEVFAISPARTPGHGVFRDVHEVRPGCSFVVTRDGVKQERYWQLQSRPHTDNEEETARRVRELVTDSIHRQLVADVPVSTLLSGGLDSSVITAVAAQSFKKEGRGTLHTYSIDYVDNSRHFQASAFQPNEDAPFVKLVSQHLGTQHHNIEFDTDELIDALKIATLARDLPGMADVDASLYLFCREIKKETTVVLSGECADEVFGGYPWFHREEMLNAGTFPWARATQERASWLSPELRDWVKPEEYVAQRYEETLNEVPQLPGENPFEARRREMFYLNITWFMNTLLDRKDRMSMAASLEARVPFCDHRIVEYVWNIPWELKTYGNREKGILRKAMEGFLPDEVLYRKKSPYPKTHNPSYTEGVRTWLLDILNDPTSPLLPLIDVRTIRSIAESDAQAASIPFFGQLMSTPQLFAYLGQLDYWLREYHVSIEA, encoded by the coding sequence ATGTGTGGAATCGTAGGTTGGATTGATTGGGAAAAAGACCTTTCCCGGGAGCGGCCAGTTTTGCAAGCAATGACCCAATGTTTGACGAAACGGGGACCCGACGCGGAAGGTTTTTGGGTCACCCCACGGGCAGCGTTTGGCCATCGTCGTTTGGTTGTGGTCGATCCGGCTGGCGGACAACAGCCCATGACGGCTTTCCAAAACGAATATGCGTGTACCATGATCTATAATGGCGAGCTGTACAATACCGAGGATTTGCGCGCGGAGCTTCTGGCAGCGGGCCATACGTTTCAGTCTCACTCCGATACGGAGGTGCTGCTGCACACCTACCTCGAATGGGGAACCGAATGCGTCAGGCGCCTTAATGGTATTTTCGCTTTTGCCATTTGGGATGAAAGAGCCTCGCGTTTGTTCGTTGCTCGAGATCGCATGGGTGTAAAGCCATTATTTTACGCACAGCGGGGCAGCTCTTTTCTCTTTGCTTCCGAGCTGAAGTCCCTTCTGGCCCATCCGGACATAAAGCCAGTGCTCTCACGTGAAGGTGTCGCGGAGGTATTCGCCATCAGCCCGGCTCGCACACCCGGTCACGGCGTTTTCCGTGACGTCCACGAGGTGCGCCCCGGCTGCTCGTTTGTCGTCACCAGAGATGGCGTCAAGCAAGAGAGGTATTGGCAATTGCAAAGCCGTCCGCATACGGACAATGAAGAAGAGACAGCCAGGAGGGTCCGGGAGCTGGTCACCGATTCCATTCACAGGCAGCTTGTGGCGGATGTTCCCGTATCGACCCTTCTTTCCGGGGGATTGGACTCCAGCGTGATCACGGCCGTCGCCGCTCAATCCTTCAAAAAGGAAGGGCGCGGAACCTTGCACACCTATTCCATCGATTATGTAGACAATTCCCGCCACTTTCAGGCGAGTGCCTTCCAGCCAAATGAAGACGCTCCATTCGTGAAGCTCGTCTCGCAGCATTTGGGGACGCAGCACCACAACATAGAATTTGATACGGATGAGCTGATCGATGCGCTCAAAATCGCAACGCTTGCCCGCGACTTGCCCGGGATGGCTGACGTGGATGCTTCCCTCTACCTCTTTTGCCGGGAGATCAAGAAAGAGACGACCGTCGTCCTCTCCGGGGAGTGTGCGGATGAAGTCTTTGGCGGCTATCCTTGGTTCCATCGGGAGGAGATGCTGAATGCCGGCACATTCCCATGGGCAAGGGCGACCCAAGAACGCGCCTCCTGGCTTTCCCCCGAGCTCAGGGACTGGGTGAAGCCGGAGGAATACGTAGCCCAGCGCTATGAAGAAACCTTGAATGAAGTCCCTCAGCTTCCCGGAGAGAATCCTTTTGAAGCGCGCCGCCGGGAAATGTTTTACCTCAACATTACCTGGTTCATGAATACCCTATTGGACCGTAAAGACCGAATGAGCATGGCAGCGAGCCTCGAGGCGCGAGTCCCTTTCTGCGACCATCGCATCGTGGAGTACGTCTGGAATATACCTTGGGAGCTGAAGACGTACGGCAACCGGGAAAAAGGCATCCTGCGGAAAGCGATGGAAGGCTTCCTGCCAGATGAAGTCCTCTACCGCAAAAAAAGTCCGTACCCCAAAACGCACAATCCTTCCTATACAGAAGGCGTCCGTACATGGCTTTTGGATATCCTGAATGATCCTACCTCCCCTCTGCTGCCGCTCATTGACGTTCGCACCATCCGCAGCATTGCTGAATCAGATGCGCAGGCTGCGAGCATTCCTTTCTTCGGACAGCTGATGAGCACCCCGCAATTGTTTGCCTATCTGGGGCAGCTGGACTACTGGCTGAGGGAATATCACGTATCGATTGAGGCGTAA